Proteins co-encoded in one Stomoxys calcitrans chromosome 5, idStoCalc2.1, whole genome shotgun sequence genomic window:
- the LOC106086633 gene encoding uncharacterized protein LOC106086633 isoform X1: MKGRSVKKSTSPQLQELVQYMVDNPIFAMGMPVYGACKSSVEEQWKALTKKLNFLGPPTRTTTEWKKTWADLKSRTKKKLIENNKCLEENEGGIYRYNPLTEFEQAIERTVFRNRLDAPSDITHGSSPDRSEESSEEVIECTKAEIKPSENKVEALISPTRSQEELSSSCQQLQNNTYIPINKPATKKQIEKETSRQQKHSTKSSKKIRLLKHELPGCSPANKKSKPVEQIMLIKHQLRISEEMTSTVKTVAGAASRMALAVERSAAAIEAQNNILQEILKEFKEHN, encoded by the exons ATGAAAGGTAGAAG CGTAAAGAAATCAACGTCTCCACAGCTCCAGGAGCTGGTGCAGTATATGGTGGACAATCCAATATTTGCTATGGGAATGCCTGTATATGGAGCCTGCAAAAGTTCAGTAGAGGAACAGTGGAAAGcacttacaaaaaaattaaatttcttgggGCCTCCGACCCGTACTACAACTGAATGGAAAAAG ACTTGGGCCGACTTGAAATCTCGCACCAAAAAGAAACTAATTGAGAACAATAAATGTCTCGAAGAAAATGAGGGCGGCATTTACCGCTATAATCCACTAACGGAGTTTGAGCAAGCGATTGAGCGTACGGTGTTTAGGAATAGGCTTGATGCCCCGAGCGATATAACCCACGGTTCGTCTCCAGATCGATCCGAGGAGTCATCAGAAGAAGTTATAGAGTGCACTAAGGCAGAAATAAAGCCAAGTGAAAATAAAGTGGAGGCACTCATATCGCCCACAAGGAGTCAGGAGGAACTCAGCAGCAGCTGCCAACAACTTCAAAATAACACATACATTCCAATAAACAAACCTGCCACTAAGAAACAGATAGAAAAAGAGACTAGCAGACAGCAGAAGCATTCCACAAAGTCCAGCAAAAAAATTAGACTACTTAAGCATGAACTTCCGGGTTGTTCGCCAGCCAATAAAAAGAGCAAGCCTGTGGAACAGATTATGCTGATAAAGCACCAATTACGAATTAGCGAGGAAATGACATCCACTGTCAAAACAGTCGCTGGTGCTGCAAGTAGAATGGCATTAGCTGTTGAAAGAAGTGCTGCAGCCATTGAGgctcaaaataatattttacaaGAGATTCTAAAAGAATTCAAAGAAcataattaa
- the LOC106086640 gene encoding BTB/POZ domain-containing adapter for CUL3-mediated RhoA degradation protein 3, with product MSGDQKTLIKGHSSQYVKLNVGGRLYYTTIGTLTKHNDTMLSAMFSGRMEVLTDSEGWILIDRCGQFFGTILNYLRDGTVPLPESHREIAELLAEAKYYCITELAMSCERALIAHQEPKPICRIPLITSQKEEQMLISSSSKPAVILVVQRQNNKYSYTSNSDDNLLKNIELFDKLSLRFNERILFIKDVIGPSEICCWSFYGHGKKVAEVCCTSIVYATDRKHTKVEFPEARIYEETLQVLLYENRNAPDQELLQATSSVRNPSGGGSSSAGSSGMHQYTSDEEEERTGLARLRSNKRNNPT from the exons ATGTCAGGAGACCAAAAGACTTTGATTAAGGGTCACAGTTCGCAGTATGTGAAGTTGAACGTGGGTGGCCGTTTGTACTACACCACCATTGGAACTTTGACGAAACACAATGATACCATGTTGAGTGCCATGTTTAGTGGCCGCATGGAAGTGTTGACTGATTCAGAAG GATGGATTTTGATTGATCGCTGCGGCCAGTTCTTTGGCACCATTCTAAACTACTTACGAGATGGTACTGTACCCCTGCCCGAATCCCATCGTGAAATAGCTGAACTATTGGCGGAGGCAAAATATTATTGCATAACCGAGTTGGCCATGTCATGTGAACGTGCTCTGATTGCCCACCAGGAACCGAAACCGATATGTCGTATTCCGCTGATAACTTCTCAGAAAGAGGAACAAATGCTAATTAGTTCCTCATCCAAGCCAGCGGTGATTTTAGTGGTTCAACGTCAGAACAACAAATATTCGTACACCAGCAATTCGGATGATAATCTGttgaaaaatattgaattgtTTGACAAATTGTCGTTGCGTTTTAATGAACGCATTCTCTTCATAAAAGACGTTATTGGACCCAGTGAGATATGTTGTTGGTCGTTTTACGGTCATGGGAAAAAAGTAGCCGAGGTATGTTGTACTTCGATTGTCTATGCAACGGATCGTAAACATACAAAAGTCGAGTTCCCTGAGGCTCGTATCTATGAGGAAACCTTGCAGGTATTACTCTATGAGAATCGCAATGCTCCGGATCAGGAGCTGCTGCAAGCCACCTCTTCGGTTCGCAATCCTTCGGGGGGTGGCTCATCTTCTGCTGGTTCCAGCGGCATGCATCAATACACCAGCGATGAAGAGGAGGAACGCACTGGCCTGGCACGTTTGCGTTCGAATAAACGCAACAATCCCACATGA
- the LOC106086634 gene encoding intraflagellar transport protein 20 homolog: protein MSEELQKAGLFIDDIYRLRVQDPRIANETNELREECLEYANKLDEFKKLAVEFDKIINNYAKDVEKEKLRAIGTQNQLKTMAKQRQAEQQLYQSKIHEKNLELERLKSEYQYLQRVESEQQELINNYLMNQ, encoded by the exons ATGTCAGAGGAGTTACAAAAAGCTGGTCTTTTCATAGATGACATATATCGTTTGCGTGTTCAGGATCCCCGTATAGCTAATGAGACCAACGAGTTACGCGAAGAATGCCTTGAATATGCCAACAAATTGGATGAATTCAAAAAGTTGGCAGTGGAATTTGATAAAATCataaacaactatgccaaggaTGTGGAAAAGGAAAAGCTTCGAGCCATTGGTACCCAGAATCAATTGAAGACAATGGCCAAACAGAGGCAGGCTGAGCAGCAGTTGTATCAG AGTAAAATACACGAGAAAAATTTGGAACTGGAACGTCTTAAAAGTGAATATCAATACCTACAGCGTGTGGAATCGGAGCAGCAGGAGCTTATAAATAATTACTTAATGAATCAataa
- the LOC106086633 gene encoding uncharacterized protein LOC106086633 isoform X2 — translation MVDNPIFAMGMPVYGACKSSVEEQWKALTKKLNFLGPPTRTTTEWKKTWADLKSRTKKKLIENNKCLEENEGGIYRYNPLTEFEQAIERTVFRNRLDAPSDITHGSSPDRSEESSEEVIECTKAEIKPSENKVEALISPTRSQEELSSSCQQLQNNTYIPINKPATKKQIEKETSRQQKHSTKSSKKIRLLKHELPGCSPANKKSKPVEQIMLIKHQLRISEEMTSTVKTVAGAASRMALAVERSAAAIEAQNNILQEILKEFKEHN, via the exons ATGGTGGACAATCCAATATTTGCTATGGGAATGCCTGTATATGGAGCCTGCAAAAGTTCAGTAGAGGAACAGTGGAAAGcacttacaaaaaaattaaatttcttgggGCCTCCGACCCGTACTACAACTGAATGGAAAAAG ACTTGGGCCGACTTGAAATCTCGCACCAAAAAGAAACTAATTGAGAACAATAAATGTCTCGAAGAAAATGAGGGCGGCATTTACCGCTATAATCCACTAACGGAGTTTGAGCAAGCGATTGAGCGTACGGTGTTTAGGAATAGGCTTGATGCCCCGAGCGATATAACCCACGGTTCGTCTCCAGATCGATCCGAGGAGTCATCAGAAGAAGTTATAGAGTGCACTAAGGCAGAAATAAAGCCAAGTGAAAATAAAGTGGAGGCACTCATATCGCCCACAAGGAGTCAGGAGGAACTCAGCAGCAGCTGCCAACAACTTCAAAATAACACATACATTCCAATAAACAAACCTGCCACTAAGAAACAGATAGAAAAAGAGACTAGCAGACAGCAGAAGCATTCCACAAAGTCCAGCAAAAAAATTAGACTACTTAAGCATGAACTTCCGGGTTGTTCGCCAGCCAATAAAAAGAGCAAGCCTGTGGAACAGATTATGCTGATAAAGCACCAATTACGAATTAGCGAGGAAATGACATCCACTGTCAAAACAGTCGCTGGTGCTGCAAGTAGAATGGCATTAGCTGTTGAAAGAAGTGCTGCAGCCATTGAGgctcaaaataatattttacaaGAGATTCTAAAAGAATTCAAAGAAcataattaa
- the LOC106086632 gene encoding INO80 complex subunit B: MDNARITKDKMAKKEKGEELHKDKTRKKRKNHKSSKIKTLETAPLTQSPNFQQVVEEEFGEQEVVEEQVVEEEVVVDGDYPSRMPSTEIDINESIIYNEEIVDIEVEEVTLDYSMESSRMEEESVDQVIETIEKVKKPNKKNELLQTPLNKASSSTAASSNAKKSKKRRESGTSSEEERWLTAIESGKLEDVEDVELRKIKDPKLMTARQRAMYDRNNETESAPGFTEALIALPTGYKEKEKPQTAEEIQKAALKILRRKQQADEKREKDKKKTMDRLLKKQESKNRSSAKPKTAKEAIPVISYRNTAEGSFLNLPLGMEFPLQPQTPKEPPPKQLCGIQGCGQPKVYNCSKTNMPLCSFACYRKNVQSLKNIIC, from the exons ATGGATAATGCAAGGATAACAAAGGATAAGATggccaaaaaagaaaaagggGAAG AACTTCACAAAGATAAAACACGAAAAAAGCGCAAAAACCACAAATCcagcaaaatcaaaacattgGAGACTGCACCATTAacccaatctcccaattttcaACAAGTTGTGGAGGAGGAATTTGGTGAACAGGAAGTTGTGGAGGAGCAGGTCGTTGAGGAGGAAGTAGTTGTAGATGGAGACTATCCAAGTCGCATGCCCTCCACCGAAATCGATATAAACGAGTCAATCATATATAATGAGGAGATTGTGGACATAGAAGTTGAAGAGGTCACATTGGACTACAGCATGGAAAGCAGCAGAATGGAGGAAGAATCGGTGGATCAAGTTATTGAAACGATTGAAAAAGTTAAGAAACCAAACAAAAAGAATGAGTTGTTGCAGACGCCTCTTAACAAGGCCTCCTCTTCAACTGCTGCAAGCTCGAATGCCAAAAAATCCAAGAAGAGACGGGAAAGCGGCACCTCAAGTGAAGAAGAACGTTGGCTTACCGCCATAGAGTCTGGCAAACTGGAAGATGTTGAGGATGTGGAGTTGCGCAAAATAAAGGATCCCAAACTTATGACAGCACGTCAAAGAGCCATGTATGATCGCAATAATGAGACGGAGTCGGCTCCAGGTTTTACAGAGGCACTTATTGCTTTGCCAACAGGCTATAAGGAAAAGGAGAAACCCCAAACAGCGGAAGAAATACAAAAGGCAGCGCTAAAAATTCTGCGAAGAAAACAGCAAGCCGACGAGAAACGAGAAAAAGATAAAAAGAAGACCATGGATCGTCTGTTGAAGAAACAGGAAAGCAAGAATCGATCATCAGCCAAGCCCAAGACTGCCAAAGAGGCAATACCTGTTATAAGCTACAGAAATACAGCTGAGGGAAGTTTTCTAAATTTGCCCTTGGGTATGGAGTTTCCTTTGCAGCCACAGACGCCGAAAGAACCTCCACCAAAGCAGTTGTGTGGCATTCAAGGATGTGGTCAGCCGAAAGTGTATAATTGCTCCAAGACCAATATGCCGCTGTGTAGCTTTGCTTGCTATCGCAAAAATGTTCAGTCCttgaaaaatattatttgttAA